From Podospora bellae-mahoneyi strain CBS 112042 chromosome 3, whole genome shotgun sequence, the proteins below share one genomic window:
- a CDS encoding hypothetical protein (EggNog:ENOG503P8M4), which produces MLSLRRITTSPTITSLPRRALSTTPLRSLKESNSTDPSPENFDHHKQDSLSKQKSGKGHWKPELASNSEEAVKADRSSGSSSIKDLQEKTKKAAEENAKAGTN; this is translated from the exons atgctctccctccgccgcatcaccacctcccccaccatcacctccctcccccgccgcgccctttccaccacccccctccgaTCCCTCAAGGAGTCTAACAGCA ccgacccctcccccgaaaACTTCGACCACCACAAACAAGACTCCCTCTCCAAGCAAAAATCCGGCAAAGGCCACTGGAAGCCCGAGCTCGCCTCCAACAGCGAAGAAGCTGTAAAGGCCGACCGCAgctccggctcctcctccatcaaggACCTCCAGGAAAAGACCAaaaaggcggccgaggagaacgCCAAAGCCGGTACCA ACTAA
- a CDS encoding hypothetical protein (EggNog:ENOG503Q4KQ; COG:S) gives MPTAQHPQAKFDPIPPDLDLPTLVDRTPNFQWVARITAAQIQNIGPQEFEKLVVLHVVLGGKPLVIEKWNRRLPKDLFGPKWLEEMYNKKQENVRDIVGQCDIPMTTGHYLRSMKQLTNQWTPENFRDERRQRLYLKDIDCPPEWHEYLQKKVIPPNLFYMNENVDERSPMGQSDDDFDMFNEGTKSVAPAGDLMSSLPESMRAQNLMCYIGHEGTYTPAHREMCASLGQNIMVDASGDENGEKPGSSIWFMTESKDREVVREYFLSMLGHDIEIEKHFAQINAWKKATFPVYIVEQKVGDFVLVPPLAPHQVWNRGTRTIKVAWNRTTVETLKMALEEALPKARLVCRDEQYKNKAIIYYTLEKYSKLLTDMERTSETGLLGFGQDLIKNSSRTKQLTGDFKALFELFTRVLVDEIFGTKEKEVEYIEFDSCVTCSYCRANIFNRFLTCKHCVRQLVGGDEDTYDICMECYVMGRSCLCISNLTWCEQWHWQDLVEKYEDWRALIIKHDGYVDINTSPLPLELARKRYGKKTVAQLCQEQLRRRPWKDISKVDKPEEPAEDSEVEVDENGQPKKKRRGGRKAKKGDVYRCHVCQHKDYTYKLAFCSNQGCNDAYCYGVLYRAFDQMPQEVMQNERWQCPKCLGICNCGACRKAKNGVPYIPKKTLLGHDTRPIADDRSVELLIDFKIHNLSWLKNAGDETRALSSKRMQRLREAADAEKAKSSQLENDVLQLPDGALADSLEEAALQQALVNGGYGEQPAVLGVSGEHPPHQNGHTGPAEVADMSIVEDQSTYPDPSGVGRERGLGMGYYEQDDSEDRILFDPYQQPSVESLMALDDEPEPAEYLKKQLRVAKRRARLEEDDDPDFRGPRSHSKKKAKTTNTRDGQADALNNMDPALFGDVTMVGARADGTPTEGEAPAVQAPPNADVPDGPAQEGEEPRAYSPNRPALRHARPKISYLVDENGEEEFNEILIPRSQRSPPLKDYNPADATKDPLDLASAAILAIAGGTAGASKSATKSPAPPGSGNAAVTGTGKRRGRPPGPRKSMPAGGSAEQTPSGRPKPTRKPPRDRTLPVQVSDDSDSDVDAQLAGALDGFVEDGEPIESRPQSRGGFTPVNAPKRRGRPPKNAQRGPSAGASGPAAGSPFMSMADRMKAKGKKFKIASRKSKAAQESTPAGQAASRSVSRDVDTPTTTTADKEPERPTRATRGRSKATPAQDFDIDMADADFDPNAAEEAVSEASSPRASPSPSMQEYMESMDTFMPSPSPVRDLPREPTVILKTQTPEPKREPTPTHDVSPSPSPSPAREASPTPAHSPPHEPSPSPYYSPSPPPPLPKPTGPTIVRLVSSDEEGSEFDDHDHDDGNESQSESRSAPESESESESEEQPGRGRDPLDPSDSDDSDSDDEDIPAVKQVVSTAMRGGRRGGMVGLTGRGAGTAGSAGRGGATAGRGRGRGRGRPRGRGHYKWRGEGGR, from the exons ATGCCGACAGCTCAGCATCCCCAGGCAAAGTTCGACCCTATCCCGCCGGATCTCGATTTGCCCACGCTCGTTGACAGAACACCAAACTTTCAATGGGTAGCTCGTATCACGGCTGCTCAGATTCAAAATATCGGTCCTCAAGAGTTTGAGAAGCTTGTTGTTCTTCATGTGGTACTTGGTGGGAAGCCACTGGTTATTGAGAAATGGAACAGGCGACTTCCCAAGGACCTTTTTGGTCCCAAgtggttggaggagatgtaCAATAAGAAAC AGGAAAACGTTCGCGACATTGTCGGTCAATGCGACATTCCCATGACCACTGGTCACTACCTGCGCTCCATGAAACAGTTGACAAATCAGTGGACGCCCGAGAACTTTCGCGACGAACGACGACAGCGACTCTACCTAAAAGACATCGACTGCCCACCAGAATGGCACGAGTACCTTCAAAAGAAGGTCATTCCACCCAACCTCTTTTACATGAACGAGAACGTCGACGAACGGAGTCCTATGGGGCAAAGTGACGACGACTTTGACATGTTCAACGAAGGCACCAAGTCCGTTGCGCCGGCAGGAGATTTGATGAGCAGCTTGCCCGAGTCGATGCGCGCCCAGAATCTGATGTGTTACATTGGTCATGAGGGTACCTACACCCCGGCGCATCGAGAAATGTGCGCCAGTTTGGGTCAGAATATCATGGTGGATGCTTCAGGCGATGAAAATGGCGAGAAGCCCGGAAGCTCCATTTGGTTCATGACGGAATCAAAAGACCGCGAAGTTGTCAGGGAATACTTCCTGTCGATGCTTGGTCATGACATTGAAATCGAGAAGCACTTTGCGCAAATCAACGCTTGGAAGAAGGCCACCTTTCCGGTTTATATCGTGGAGCAGAAAGTTGGAGACTTCGTTCTCGTGCCCCCCTTAGCGCCCCATCAAGTATGGAATCGTGGGACCCGGACCATCAAAGTTGCCTGGAACAGGACGACCGTTGAGACACTCAAGATGGCCCTGGAGGAAGCGCTACCGAAAGCCCGTCTTGTCTGCCGCGATGAGCAGTACAAGAACAAGGCCATTATCTACTATACTCTCGAAAAATACTCGAAACTATTGACGGACATGGAAAGGACGTCTGAGACTGGGTTGCTTGGGTTCGGGCAAGACTTGATCAAGAACTCGTCTCGCACGAAGCAGTTGACTGGCGACTTCAAGGCTCTCTTTGAGCTCTTCACCCGAGTCCTGGTAGACGAGATATTCGGGacgaaagaaaaggaagtcGAGTATATCGAATTTGACTCCTGCGTCACCTGCTCCTACTGCCgcgccaacatcttcaaccgGTTCCTGACCTGCAAGCATTGTGTTCGCcagcttgttggtggtgacgaggatACTTATGATATCTGCATGGAGTGCTACGTCATGGGCCGGTCATGCCTATGTATTTCCAACCTCACTTGGTGTGAGCAGTGGCACTGGCAGGATTTGGTTGAGAAATACGAGGACTGGCGCGCGCTCATTATTAAACATGACGGATATGTCGAtatcaacacctccccgtTGCCGCTCGAGCTTGCACGCAAGCGATACGGCAAGAAGACGGTTGCTCAGCTTTGTCAAGAACAACTCCGGAGACGCCCATGGAAAGATATCAGCAAGGTTGACAAGCCAGAGGAACCTGCTGAGGACTCGGAGGTTGAAGTAGACGAAAATGGTcaaccaaaaaagaagagaaggggcGGGAGGAAAGCGAAAAAGGGCGACGTCTATCGCTGCCATGTGTGCCAACACAAGGACTACACCTACAAGTTGGCCTTCTGCTCCAACCAGGGCTGCAATGACGCATATTGCTATGGTGTCCTCTACCGAGCATTTGACCAGATGCCACAGGAAGTAATGCAGAATGAGAGATGGCAGTGCCCAAAGTGTCTCGGCATATGCAACTGCGGTGCCTGCCGCAAGGCCAAGAACGGTGTTCCCTATATTCCTAAGAAGACACTCTTAGGACACGACACTCGGCCCATCGCTGACGATCGTAGTGTCGAGCTTCTTATCGACTTCAAGATCCACAACCTGTCGTGGTTGAAGAACGCTGGCGATGAGACGCGAGCTCTGTCGAGCAAAAGGATGCAGAGACTCAGAGAGGCTGCCGATGCTGAAAAAGCAAAGTCGTCCCAGCTCGAGAACGATGTGCTACAGTTACCTGATGGAGCTTTGGCTGACAGCCTGGAAGAGGCGGCATTACAGCAGGCTTTGGTCAACGGTGGTTATGGCGAACAGCCTGCGGTGCTTGGTGTTTCAGGGGAACATCCGCCACATCAAAATGGACATACCGGACCTGCCGAGGTCGCCGACATGTCTATTGTTGAGGACCAGTCTACCTACCCTGATCCTTCAGGAGTTGGACGCGAACGCGGCTTGGGCATGGGCTACTACGAGCAGGACGACAGCGAGGACAGGATTCTGTTCGACCCCTATCAGCAACCTTCAGTCGAGAGCTTGATGGCGCTCGACGACGAGCCCGAGCCGGCCGAATATCTCAAGAAGCAGCTTCGCGTGGCCAAGCGTCGTGCTcgtttggaggaggacgatgaccCGGATTTTAGAGGACCTAGGTCAcacagcaagaagaaggccaagacgaCTAATACCCGTGATGGTCAAGCGGATGCACTTAACAACATGGACCCGGCTCTGTTTGGTGATGTCACCATGGTTGGCGCCCGGGCTGACGGCACTCCTACCGAAGGGGAAGCTCCTGCTGTTCAAGCTCCACCGAATGCCGATGTTCCAGATGGCCCAGCccaggagggagaagagcctCGTGCCTACTCGCCGAATCGGCCTGCTCTTCGCCACGCGCGACCCAAGATATCATACttggtggatgagaatggcgaggaggagttcAACGAGATTCTCATTCCGCGTTCGCAGAGGTCTCCACCTCTCAAGGACTATAACCCTGCCGATGCGACCAAGGATCCTCTTGATCTTGCGTCCGCGGCGATTTTGGCGATTGCGGGCGGTACCGCCGGTGCTAGTAAGTCCGCTACTAAATCTCCTGCTCCACCTGGTTCTGGAAATGCCGCTGTAACTGGAACTGGTAAGAGACGTGGTCGGCCTCCGGGTCCTCGCAAGTCTATGCCAGCAGGAGGGTCGGCTGAGCAGACGCCTTCTGGGCGACCGAAGCCCACCAGGAAACCGCCACGTGATCGGACATTGCCTGTTCAGGTCAGCGATGATAGTGATAGTGACGTGGATGCACAACTGGCTGGGGCTTTGGATGGGTTTGTTGAAGACGGAGAACCCATCGAGTCACGACCTCAGTCTCGGGGAGGTTTCACGCCTGTGAATGCGCCCAAGAGAAGGGGCAGACCGCCAAAGAATGCGCAGCGAGGCCCTTCAGCTGGTGCTTCGGGTCCTGCTGCAGGATCACCGTTCATGTCCATGGCGGATCGGATGAAGGCTAAGGGCAAGAAGTTCAAGATCGCGTCAAGGAAGTCGAAGGCTGCGCAGGAGAGCACACCGGCTGGGCAAGCTGCTTCCCGGTCTGTCTCCCGTGATGTCGACACCCCTACAACGACCACGGCGGACAAGGAACCCGAGAGGCCAACGAGAGCCACAAGGGGCAGATCCAAGGCAACACCAGCTCAAGATTTTGATATCGATATGGCGGACGCAGACTTTGATCCGAACGCGGCTGAAGAGGCCGTGTCGGAGGCTTCGAGCCCTCGAGCCAGCCCTAGCCCCTCGATGCAGGAGTACATGGAGTCTATGGATACGTTTATGCCTAGCCCGTCTCCAGTTCGGGATTTGCCTAGGGAGCCGACAGTTATTTTGAAGACGCAGACACCAGAGCCGAAGAGAGAACCTACACCTACCCATGATGTTTCGCCTTCGccttcaccatctcccgcTAGAGAAGCGTCTCCTACACCGGCGCACTCCCCACCACACGAACCCTCACCGTCACCGTACTATTCcccttcgccgccgcctccactACCGAAGCCAACAGGTCCGACGATCGTCAGGCTCGTTTCCTCGGATGAAGAGGGCTCCGAGTTTGACGATCACGACCACGACGATGGAAATGAATCACAGTCTGAATCTCGGTCAGCGCCGGAGAGTGAATCGGAATCGGAGTCGGAGGAGCAACCAGGCAGAGGAAGGGATCCGCTTGACCCGAGCGACAGTGATGACTCGGATTCAGATGATGAGGATATTCCTGCCGTGAAGCAGGTTGTTAGCACGGCGATGAGGGGTGGGAGACGAGGGGGGATGGTTGGTTTGACTGGGAGGGGAGCAGGGACAGCCGGATCAGCTGGACGGGGCGGTGCCACTGCtggacgggggagaggtcgtgggaggggaagaccGAGGGGACGGGGCCATTACAAAtggaggggtgagggtgggaggtga
- the COQ2 gene encoding Para-hydroxybenzoate--polyprenyltransferase, mitochondrial precursor (PHB:polyprenyltransferase) (COG:H; EggNog:ENOG503NXJY) gives MLSVGCLVLESLLQTEGGSALSYTRLSPTPRPLSLQLSTPRSLIAYHTTSKLLTQTTTTPAPSPLPQIYTPPSTGLLSLLPPSWVPYAELIRLDKPAGTYYLYLPCLFSTLLAAPLSHSPPSTVLTYSLLFLSGAIIMRGAGCTINDLWDRNLDPHVTRTRLRPIARRAITPLNALLFTGAQLLTGLAILLQFPTSCFYYATPSLLLVTLYPLAKRVTYYPQFVLGLTFSWGAILGFPALGVDLLSNTAALTAAGLLYGSNVAWTVLYDMIYAHQDIKDDAKAGIKSIALKHDKETKQVLTGLAVVQVALLAGAGVATGAGPAFFIGGCGGAAATLGFMIKRVNLKSVKDCWWWFVNGCWITGGAISLGLGADYLVRYYSEDEKAVEKEEQ, from the exons ATGCTTTCTGTTGGTTGCCTGGTACTCGAAAGTCTATTACAAACGGAAGGCGGCAGCGCACTG TCATATACCCGCctctcaccaacaccacgacctctctccctccagcTCTCCACCCCCAGGTCCCTCATAGCCTACCACACAACCTCTAAACTTCTAACTCAGACCACAACCActccagctccctcccccttaCCACAAATCTacacccccccctcaaccggcctcctctccctcctcccccctagCTGGGTCCCCTACGCAGAACTAATCCGCCTCGACAAGCCCGCCGGAACCTACTACCTCTACCTCCCCTGTCtcttctccaccctcctcgccgcccccctctcccactcccccccctcaaccgtCCTCACctactccctcctcttcctctccggcGCAATCATCATGCGCGGAGCAGGCTGCACAATAAACGACCTCTGGGACCGCAACCTTGACCCGCACGTAACCCGCACCCGCCTCCGCCCCATCGCCCGCCGCGCcataacccccctcaacgccctcctcttcaccggcgcccagctcctcaccggcctcgccatcctcctccaattCCCCACCTCCTGCTTCTATTacgccaccccctccctcctgctCGTTACCCTCTACCCCTTGGCAAAAAGAGTAACCTACTACCCCCAGTTCGTCCTCGGACTCACCTTCTCCTGGGGCGCCATCCTAGGTTTCCCCGCTCTGGGCGTGGATCTCCTATCCAACACCGCAGCCTTGACCGCAGCAGGTCTCTTATACGGGAGTAATGTTGCTTGGACGGTCTTGTACGACATGATCTACGCCCATCAGGACATCAAGGATGATGCCAAGGCCGGCATCAAGAGTATTGCGCTCAAGCACGACAAGGAGACGAAGCAGGTTCTTACGGGGTTGGCGGTCGTGCAAGTTGCCTTGTTGGCGGGAGCCGGAGTTGCCACGGGGGCGGGGCCGGCGTTCTTCATTgggggttgcggtggtgCAGCCGCTACGCTGGGCTTCATGATCAAGAGGGTCAACTTGAAGAGCGTCAAGgattgctggtggtggtttgtgaaTGGGTGCTGGATCACGGGAGGTGCCATcagcttggggttgggggcggaCTATTTGGTTAGGTATTATTCTGAGGACGAGAAAGCAgtcgagaaggaggaacAGTAG
- the rps23 gene encoding ribosomal protein S23 (COG:J; EggNog:ENOG503P20Z), protein MSGGKPRGLNAARKLRNNRREQRWADLHYKKRALGTAFKSSPFGGSSHAKGIVLEKVGVEAKQPNSAIRKCVRVQLIKNGKKVTAFVPNDGCLNFVDENDEVLLAGFGRKGKAKGDIPGVRFKVVKVSGVGLLALWKEKKEKPRS, encoded by the exons ATGTCTGGTGGAAAGCCTCGTGGTCTTAACGCGGCGCGCAAGCTGCGCAACAACCGTCGCGAGCAGCGCTGGGCCGATCTTCACTACAAGAAGCGTGCCCTCGGTACTGCTTTCAAGTCCAG CCCCTTCGGTGGTTCTTCCCACGCCAAGGGCATTGTCCTTGAAAAGGTCGGCGTTGAGGCCAAGCAGCCCAACTCT gCTATCAGAAAGTGTGTCCGTGTCCAGCTCATCAAGAACGGCAAGAAGGTCACCGCTTTCGTCCCCAACGATGGTTGCTTGAACTTCGTTGATGAGAACGACGAGGTTCTCCTCGCCGGTTTCGGTCGCAAGGGCAAGGCCAAGGGTGATATTCCCGGTGTTCGCTTCAAGG TCGTCAAGGTTTCCGGTGTCGGTCTCCTCGCTCTctggaaggagaagaaggagaagcccaGATCTTAA
- a CDS encoding hypothetical protein (EggNog:ENOG503P4S8; COG:S) — MSQPNKTPLKPRDPPPSLFLHPSAAPSHASLTNTQPQPSSSHPPPPPGSSRPGSSLLRTPPEPFNSPGVTSIASLTSPATINTTAAAPGLGGLASPLQPGRNAGGLGITNLPLLPRQESTRATDRTDALWAEMQATLEEVELSASGGTRVFGPDHERKLDELRMAQIALAQAWARSEADEAIELAKPGETTAAATSAGGPGTQGEGANTEGGKSTVGTGSVPPGARPGSRRGGGMEEETDVDILLARKRREANDRYFQRVNQGVLDVVAKLEEVATAMRAVELESKEIWGDGEGESVAGSSKS; from the coding sequence ATGTCTCAACCAAACAAAACGCCCCTCAAACCCCGCGACCCACCGCCATCCCTTTTCCTGCACCCCTCAGCAGCTCCATCCCACGCCTCACTCACCAacactcaaccccaaccctcttcctctcacccaccaccaccaccaggcagCTCCCGCCCcggctcctccctcctccgcaccCCACCAGAACCCTTCAACTCCCCAGGTGTCACCTCGATAGCCTCCCTAACATCCCCTGCaacaatcaacaccaccgccgccgcccccggcTTAGGAGGTCTTGCCTCCCCCTTACAACCCGGCCGCAATGCCGGCGGGTTaggcatcaccaacctcccccttctccccaggCAAGAGTCCACCCGCGCAACTGATAGGACAGATGCCCTATGGGCAGAGATGCAAGCCACCCTCGAGGAAGTCGAGCTCTCGGCCAGCGGCGGCACGCGCGTGTTTGGACCTGACCACGAGAGGAAGCTTGACGAGCTGAGGATGGCGCAGATTGCGCTTGCTCAGGCGTGGGCGAGGAGTGAGGCTGATGAGGCGATCGAGCTCGCTAAGCCGGGGGAGACTACGGCTGCTGCTACGAGTGCTGGGGGGCCGGGGACTCAAGGTGAGGGGGCGAATACggaaggggggaagagtACAGTTGGAACAGGGAGTGTCCCTCCTGGTGCTAGGCCGGGGAgtaggaggggaggtggtatggaggaggagacggatgTGGATATTTTGCTtgcgaggaagagaagggaggcGAATGATAGGTATTTTCAGAGGGTGAATCAGGGGGTGCTGGATGTGGTTGcgaagttggaggaggtggctaCGGCGATGAGGGCGGTGGAATTGGAGAGTAAGGAgatttggggggatggggaaggagagAGTGTTGCTGGGAGTTCAAAGAGTTAA